One Coregonus clupeaformis isolate EN_2021a chromosome 33, ASM2061545v1, whole genome shotgun sequence DNA window includes the following coding sequences:
- the tdrd15 gene encoding tudor domain-containing protein 15, which produces MLLRMTSENRKPQEDSSVSAQCSLWPVDLQLTHVSCNPGDTLVHFQGQYLTICELDYNILQVEIQNAQKTKVAVEVGEFCLVEDIPSTRWYRGRVQNKQKDLFDVFLIDHGNVLSVDASHLATALDELFMLPPKILCGFFANVLPLRENWDSFSEKYFASLIGSHVKGYIQAFLPHKVLILEAPDINKDLFRLSLGKHVDTDTFLLLVEMLTEVPLKQSIEPVPDLLIEKQGGQEFSFKPSSLKGFEDIQSFSGPKLTTGKKVRVRVTAAVNPVIFYCQMTSMAKDLKRMSDKLALSCESKSKDPSQKPAENLGLLCSVKGKDEKWHRGFVQFLPVNSQVRVLFVDYGFCESVKIENVLQLPPDFLSTPIMAFPCALSCLNGQDQAVKIQQLTFFKKGLLGRVLDVEINGFDKEQNLYLVTVLSAEDYAVVEAGPIQDVPGQRECDFILESEPAFPLNGYLYYETAIIQAMDNSVIVEEMQEDSVFEGYVEHVLNPGAFWLRTQKRNKDFEEMMENMAKHFSQVQLDEEIIENPEPGALCCAMYELDMHYYRAMVTDTLDNGAEVFFIDFGNTEKVPHMCIKQIPEKFAIEPAFALSCSLVNVMPFDDVWTISATDYFRRAVSNKTLLVHVVHIRKDLYVVDLYESENNTSQRASKSITELLTTTNHAEFWKYTPSAPVIPKREMEKEMMKQKTCKKGQVHANGSSTSGVTRKPPKETWEISELDGCEKKPESPKSSTLKDKAPAVKFKAQKFKPGSELAVRCSHVNTPSEFWCQLESKIPNLEEMMEAIQQYYQAHTLPVQSSDSCCVTKSKDDGRWYRACIVGAQKDEVEMIFVDYGIVAKEKVHNLQAIVPEFLDLEGQAFRCSLYNLIEPARGSGGDWGTEACDLLKYFAQGQSVKLTCCIHAQLYVKNKGLCNVVDLHNTQQNATKKLVEKGLAREVQTPMQLMPSVCPDSFVHSSFNLRCGSEEQVCVTHVCSPWEMYCQLDRNTEMIEDLMEKVAMESEEILRANSGPGIGKLCLAKYYGDGKWYRGVACPVQSTLLLNVFFVDYGNMHIVEKTNVVPIPRHSADLLFTPMQALRCSLSQIPKEENFADVNKWLEKSILNKPLRAVVAGKNEDGTVSFDLFDGGININEKVKELIASQKPKEKKSNSRPVTGHEGHKEQTKNKTGKTKDRQHLKPTGKGVTCHNKHQHQNKQSSNAQKANPPKCPDAQQDWEEQSEIITQFKAEESTEGKTDQHDVDSSSKVTETVCSVQLPKLSQLLPNPKIKSGFRGLGFVSHINTVDSFFIQMQDDKQSILKMGEDLNTELFKETMGNNSTLVDFRMNDLVAAEYEEDGALYRAVVTDNASNDHFKVEFVDYGNTATVTKDKMYTLTSVFLLQHRLSIPCSLLNSDSYESDASFTDAVMGKPLMVEIVSRFGTQWEVNVEIQQDNPTLDNDVTENEEVQALCASLVDTVKKQTRAAIKDNSQSNTHSERVMFTAQGEKVLLNVSPMPSPTRHKHGICKHQDSNQLQSTTFGPSMEAMKDMAIPSQDIRAGQAESGTLLSILENGDLYLRLHRTTEQFTVLENLIVENWSKCKVMSEKNVKEGLQCLAKSTKDDQWHRAVVRHASIDQGKCGVLLVDHGTTEDVPMGCIKDICNDLKQTPVQAVLCKWNGPGFPISDAYEILKKTLKPMVGKDMKLMFVSYSEADNLWMVEIMMNGLFLAQQMKIATSECTEERPIPTKTQTVTPTEKKPSLDNSPQRLFLAPVNMDLGYSGFAAAVTTPSEFYIVLEDLLLIMNTVSTILEDLPKELLPLHEEHLIRGSCCLVRSDSKNKWCRAEIVHSDRAVVVINLVDYGHCVDMPYKDWSELRRLPDQLTRLPKVTYPCTLRGVKSVEGQWTDEAVVFFQECICKKNLKIYFRQYVSEAHWEVDIVADGVHVAKDLVDAGHAEYIDIMLGLRFQEQSPIRVPQQKQGMSRAEKTPKAEPKMTPPRTNILLRRLNEELELNGHISSEVAFCGQGFEKASEKTASATENSDGQGAEKMTHPSTMTGTRHCKYLHLLIFIFLHVG; this is translated from the exons ATGTTGTTGAGAATGACTTCAGAAAATAGAAA ACCTCAGGAGGATTCAAGTGTCTCTGCACAATGTTCTCTGTGGCCTGTGGACCTACAGTTAACGCATGTGAGCTGCAACCCAGGGGATACACTGGTGCACTTCCAGGGCCAATATCTCACAATATGTGAACTGGACTATAACATACTGCAAGTGGAAATACAGAATGCACAGAAAACAAAGGTGGCGGTGGAAGTTGGGGAGTTCTGTTTGGTAGAGGATATCCCATCTACCCGCTGGTACAGAGGAAGGGTTCAGAACAAACAGAAAGATTTGTTTGACGTGTTCCTTATAGACCATGGGAATGTTCTGAGTGTTGATGCCAGCCATTTGGCCACAGCTTTGGATGAGCTCTTCATGCTTCCTCCCAAAATCCTCTGTGGTTTCTTTGCAAATGTGTTACCATTGAGAGAAAATTGGGATTCTTTTTCAGAGAAGTATTTCGCTTCCTTGATTGGAAGTCATGTCAAAGGATACATCCAAGCCTTTCTTCCTCACAAAGTCCTCATACTAGAAGCCCCAGACATCAACAAGGATCTCTTTAGGCTGAGCTTAGGGAAACATGTGGACACAGACACATTCCTTCTCTTGGTGGAAATGTTAACAGAGGTACCACTCAAGCAGAGCATTGAACCTGTCCCAGATCTACTGATTGAAAAGCAAGGTGGACAAGAATTCTCATTCAAACCATCCAGCTTGAAGGGCTTTGAGGATATTCAGTCATTTTCAGGCCCTAAGTTGACCACTGGCAAAAAAGTGAGGGTTAGAGTAACCGCTGCAGTGAACCCTGTTATATTCTACTGTCAAATGACAAGTATGGCAAAAGATCTGAAAAGGATGTCAGACAAATTGGCATTGTCCTGTGAGTCCAAGAGCAAAGACCCCAGTCAAAAGCCAGCAGAAAATCTGGGCTTACTTTGCTCAGTCAAAGGAAAAGATGAGAAGTGGCATAGAGGCTTTGTGCAGTTTCTCCCTGTAAACTCTCAAGTAAGAGTCTTGTTTGTTGATTACGGATTCTGTGAGTCTgtgaaaattgagaatgtcctcCAGCTTCCACCAGATTTTCTCTCAACACCAATCATGGCTTTCCCGTGCGCTCTTTCCTGCCTGAATGGACAGGATCAGGCAGTGAAGATCCAGCAGCTGACTTTCTTCAAGAAAGGATTGCTGGGTAGAGTATTGGATGTTGAAATCAATGGCTTTGACAAAGAGCAGAATCTCTATTTGGTCACAGTGCTCAGTGCTGAAGACTATGCAGTTGTTGAGGCAGGGCCAATTCAAGATGTCCCTGGACAAAGAGAGTGTGACTTTATTCTTGAAAGTGAGCCTGCTTTCCCTCTAAACGGCTACCTGTATTATGAGACCGCAATAATCCAAGCAATGGATAATTCAGTCATTGTTGAGGAAATGCAAGAGGACTCTGTGTTTGAAGGATACGTGGAGCATGTCCTGAATCCAGGTGCGTTCTGGTTGAGAACACAGAAACGCAACAAAGACTTTGAAGAGATGATGGAGAACATGGCCAAGCACTTCAGCCAAGTCCAATTGGATGAAGAAATTATTGAGAATCCAGAGCCTGGTGCACTTTGCTGTGCAATGTATGAGCTGGACATGCATTACTACAGAGCTATGGTGACAGACACTCTTGACAACGGAGCTGAAGTATTTTTCATTGATTTTGGAAATACTGAAAAGGTACCACATATGTGCATCAAGCAGATCCCGGAAAAGTTTGCTATTGAACCAGCATTTGCCCTGAGTTGTTCTCTGGTGAATGTCATGCCTTTCGACGATGTATGGACAATCTCTGCAACCGACTACTTCCGACGAGCAGTCTCCAACAAAACTCTCCTTGTGCATGTTGTCCACATAAGGAAAGATCTATATGTGGTTGATTTGTATGAGAGTGAAAACAACACATCACAGAGAGCATCAAAGAGCATAACAGAGCTCCTGACCACAACAAATCATGCAGAATTCTGGAAATACACTCCTTCGGCGCCTGTGATAcctaagagagagatggagaaggaaatGATGAAACAGAAGACCTGTAAAAAAGGACAAGTTCATGCAAATGGATCAAGCACAAGTGGTGTCACAAGGAAACCTCCCAAAGAGACGTGGGAAATTTCTGAATTGGATGGCTGTGAAAAGAAACCTGAAAGCCCAAAGTCAAGCACCCTAAAAGACAAGGCACCAGCGGTGAAATTCAAAGCACAGAAATTCAAGCCTGGAAGTGAGCTAGCTGTGCGATGCTCTCACGTCAACACACCCTCAGAGTTTTGGTGCCAGCTGGAAAGCAAGATCCCCAACTTGGAGGAAATGATGGAAGCGATTCAGCAGTATTACCAAGCACACACACTTCCTGTGCAGTCAAGTGATTCATGTTGTGTTACCAAGTCTAAAGATGACGGCAGATGGTATAGGGCCTGCATTGTAGGAGCACAGAAAGATGAAGTTGAAATGATATTTGTGGACTATGGGATAGTAGCAAAAGAGAAAGTGCACAATCTTCAAGCAATAGTGCCAGAATTCCTTGATCTTGAGGGGCAAGCATTTAGATGTAGCCTTTACAACTTGATTGAACCTGCAAGGGGCAGCGGTGGTGATTGGGGCACAGAGGCATGCGATTTACTGAAGTACTTCGCTCAAGGCCAGTCAGTGAAGTTGACATGCTGTATACACGCTCAACTGTATGTGAAAAACAAGGGCCTGTGCAATGTTGTCGACCTCCACAACACTCAACAGAATGCAACAAAGAAGCTTGTGGAAAAAGGTCTTGCAAGAGAAGTGCAAACTCCTATGCAGCTTATGCCATCAGTATGCCCAGACTCTTTTGTCCATTCCTCCTTCAACTTGAGATGTGGAAGTGAAGAGCAAGTCTGTGTCACTCATGTGTGCAGTCCATGGGAGATGTATTGCCAGTTGGACAGAAATACTGAAATGATTGAAGACTTGATGGAGAAAGTCGCCATGGAAAGTGAAGAAATACTGCGTGCCAACTCTGGTCCTGGTATCGGAAAACTTTGCCTGGCAAAATATTACGGTGATGGCAAATGGTACAGGGGTGTGGCTTGCCCTGTTCAGTCTACTCTGCTTCTAAATGTGTTTTTTGTGGACTATGGAAACATGCATATTGTTGAAAAAACCAATGTCGTACCTATTCCCAGACATTCAGCAGATTTACTGTTCACTCCCATGCAGGCATTAAGATGCAGTCTCTCACAAATCCCGAAAGAGGAGAACTTTGCAGACGTCAACAAATGGCTGGAGAAATCCATTCTCAACAAGCCACTTCGAGCTGTCGTTGCAGGAAAGAATGAGGATGGGACAGTCTCTTTCGATCTGTTTGATGGAGGCATAAACATCAATGAGAAAGTCAAGGAGCTCATTGCAAGTCAAAAACCGAAGGAGAAGAAAAGCAACAGTAGACCTGTGACTGGTCATGAGGGACACAAAGAACAAACGAAGAACAAAACTGGAAAAACTAAAGATAGACAGCATCTGAAACCCACAGGCAAGGGAGTTACCTGCCACAACAAGCACCAACATCAAAATAAGCAGTCTTCAAATGCTCAAAAAGCAAACCCACCAAAGTGTCCTGATGCCCAGCAAGATTGGGAAGAGCAAAGTGAAATAATCACTCAGTTCAAAGCTGAGGAAAGCACAGAAGGAAAAACAGATCAACATGATGTAGACAGTTCCTCCAAAGTCACAGAAACAGTTTGCTCCGTCCAATTGCCAAAACTTTCACAACTACTCCCTAATCCCAAAATAAAATCTGGATTCCGAGGTCTGGGGTTTGTTTCCCATATCAATACCGTCGACAGCTTTTTTATCCAAATGCAAGATGATAAACAATCCATTCTGAAAATGGGAGAAGACCTCAACACTGAGCTGTTTAAAGAAACCATGGGGAACAACAGCACATTGGTGGACTTCAGAATGAATGACCTTGTTGCTGCTGAATATGAAGAGGATGGCGCACTCTACCGTGCAGTTGTAACAGATAATGCGTCTAATGACCATTTCAAGGTGGAGTTTGTTGACTATGGAAATACAGCCACTGTGACTAAGGACAAAATGTACACTCTGACAAGTGTTTTTTTGTTGCAGCATAGACTAAGCATACCCTGTTCATTGCTAAACAGTGACTCTTATGAAAGTGATGCCTCTTTCACTGATGCAGTAATGGGAAAACCTCTCATGGTTGAAATTGTCAGTCGTTTTGGTACACAGTGGGAGGTTAACGTTGAGATCCAGCAGGACAACCCAACACTTGACAATGATGTGACTGAAAATGAGGAGGTCCAAGCTTTGTGTGCAAGTCTAGTTGACACAGTTAAAAAGCAAACAAGAGCAGCCATCAAGGACAATAGCCAGTCCAATACACATTCTGAGAGGGTTATGTTCACTGCTCAAGGTGAAAAGGTATTGCTGAATGTGTCCCCAATGCCCTCACCAACTAGGCACAAACATGGCATTTGCAAACACCAGGACTCCAATCAACTCCAATCAACAACCTTTGGACCATCTATGGAGGCCATGAAGGATATGGCCATTCCATCCCAGGATATAAGAGCCGGACAGGCAGAGAGTGGGACACTGTTGTCCATCTTGGAGAATGGAGATCTATATCTGAGACTTCACAGGACCACGGAACAGTTTACTGTACTTGAGAATCTCATAGTTGAAAATTGGTCTAAGTGCAAAGTCATGTCTGAGAAGAATGTCAAAGAAGGACTTCAATGCTTGGCAAAATCAACCAAAGACGACCAGTGGCACCGAGCAGTTGTACGGCATGCATCTATTGACCAAGGAAAATGCGGAGTGCTCCTTGTGGATCATGGCACTACAGAGGACGTCCCAATGGGCTGCATCAAAGACATCTGTAATGACCTCAAGCAAACTCCTGTGCAAGCAGTCTTGTGCAAGTGGAATGGCCCTGGCTTCCCTATCAGCGACGCTTATGAGATATTGAAGAAAACTCTGAAACCAATGGTAGGTAAGGATATGAAACTCATGTTTGTGTCCTACTCTGAAGCTGATAACTTGTGGATGGTAGAAATCATGATGAATGGACTGTTCCTTGCCCAGCAAATGAAGATTGCAACTTCTGAATGTACTGAAGAAAGACCAATCCCCACGAAGACTCAAACTGTGACCCCAACAGAGAAAAAACCCAGCTTGGACAACAGTCCCCAGAGGCTCTTCCTTGCCCCAGTGAACATGGATCTGGGATACTCTGGCTTTGCAGCTGCAGTCACCACTCCAAGTGAATTCTACATTGTTCTGGAAGATTTGCTTCTCATCATGAACACTGTGTCTACGATTCTCGAGGATCTTCCAAAGGAGCTGTTGCCATTGCATGAAGAACACCTAATTCGAGGATCATGCTGCCTTGTGAGGTCTGATAGTAAGAACAAATGGTGCCGAGCTGAAATCGTCCATTCCGATAGAGCAGTGGTTGTGATCAATTTGGTTGACTATGGCCATTGTGTGGACATGCCGTACAAAGACTGGTCTGAGCTGAGAAGACTTCCTGACCAGTTGACCAGGCTACCAAAGGTCACGTATCCATGCACTTTGAGAGGAGTAAAATCAGTCGAGGGGCAATGGACAGATGAAGCAGTTGTTTTCTTTCAAGAGTGCATCTGTAAGAAGAACCTTAAAATATACTTCAGGCAGTACGTTTCTGAAGCACACTGGGAGGTGGACATTGTAGCAGATGGCGTTCACGTGGCTAAAGACCTGGTTGATGCTGGCCATGCAGAATACATCGACATCATGCTTGGACTGAGATTTCAAGAACAAAGCCCAATCAGAGTCCCTCAACAGAAACAAGGCATGAGTCGTGCAGAGAAAACACCCAAAGCAGAACCGAAAATGACACCACCTAGGACGAACATACTCCTGAGAAGACTGAATGAAGAACTAGAACTCAATGGACACATTTCAAGTGAGGTTGCCTTCTGTGGACAAGGATTTGAAAAAGCAAGCGAGAAGACAGCCTCTGCTACTGAGAACTCTGATGGCCAAGGAGCAGAGAAGATGACACACcctagcacaatgactggaacaaGACATTGCAAGTACCTTCACCTACTCATTTTTATTTTTCTGCATGTTGGGTAA